The sequence GAAAAGACGAAACATACTAAGAGCTGTGTGGGTATTTTAGGAATTTACCATATTCCAATACCGATACCAGAATAtccataagaagataataattacTTTAACTAATAATAGCTGTAATAACAAGGTTAAATCtggtaataataataattttataacAAACCTGAGTTAACACTGTCTTAACTCGAGTTAAAGTGTTTTCGCTCTTTTTCTTGCTCTCCACCATCTTCCTTGATATAAAAAATCCTTTACAATTTTTAtggttttaattttgttttttcatttattCTGTCTTTACTCCATTTTTCGTCTTCAAACGAAACCATAAAAACCACCATTTCCGGCCGTTTCTTAAGCTTTCAAAGCTTTATATATCTCACCTTCTTTTGTACAAACCCTAATACTTACTTCTTCTTGAACCTCTCTCTGTCACTTCCTGAAGCCTTTTGTTTAGTAATATTTACAGGTATTTTCACTTTGTTCTTTTGTTTAATGTGAATTCAAGATTTTCAGTGTTGAATTCTAGggttagtttctttttttttaatgatttaatCTAATTATTGACTGGGTTTGTTGGTTGTCAAGGAAATGGAGATCGCTGTAGCTTGGTAGGAGAAGTTCTGTGATCGGTGTTCTTCTGGTGAGATCTTTAAGTTTGATTCTTTCTTTTGTTATGGTTTTACTTATTTTCAAGATCTGATTGTATTTTCTTTAGTGCACGGTTTGAATGTTGTGTTTTAAAAAGTCATATTTTTGAGGAAAAGTCAGCTTTAAAAAAAAAGCTGCAATGAAAAGTCAGCTTCTTTTTTTTGTGAAAGATTTTGAAACTAATAAGGGGGAATTATGATGTTTTTTGTTTGAGCCAAACTAGAAAGCTTGGGTAGAATTTGCTAATGAGTAAAGTGAGAAAATATTGGTTTTATTAGGGATTTTGTTTGTTATCCTTGATGTAGTAATGAAAGTGGGTTTTGTGTTAAATTTTATTTCTGCTAATGTTAAAGTATTTTTCTTATTTGTTGTGGATTTTATGTTATatgagaaaaaaaatcaacaaattatTTCTACTGAGACTGTTTATGGAATTTACTTTAGGGACTTTATGTTCCCATTGGATACTTAACTGCATGTTTGCTGCTTTAATTGAACACAATTTCCATGTCATCATTGCATGCATGCATGAATGTTGATTCTTGAGTAAATGCCTTTCAAGAAGATCAAAATTTAGGTATTTTTGCTGGGTTCATTTGAAACCTGAAAGAAGAACAAATGGGTGTGTTCTAGATATACATGTTAGATATTACGTATCACTGCAACGTAATAGGGTTCTTATATCCTTTGTCAAATTGAGTCTTCTGTTGTTTTGTCTTAAATAGATTAGAACCCAGTGAGTGCTCAGTTGCCACTTGCATGGGGCTACTAGGAAAAGAAACAGTGAGGACATTCCTTACCGTTGTAGATTTTTTTGTCGGATGCGGTCGCGAAAAGATACATTTGTCGGATGCGGTCGCAAAAAATATGTTTGTCGGATGCATTAGTAAAAGATTATGCATGTCGGATGTTCTTGGAAATTCGTAGCTTGGAGGAACATCCGACAGCTGTTCCCTCAGACGATGCTTTTCCTAAACGTTACCCGAGAGTGAACTGACCCAAGTTAACTACGTGTCAAATGGTATCTCGTGAATCAGACTCTTAACCGTCACGTAGGAACGTTGCTTTGCACTATATCACTACCTGAAGGTTACACTTAGTAAACTATTTGTGACGTGTCAAATGGTGTTTATAATAGATATCTTGGGACTATAACCGTTTGGTAGAAAAGGAAAATAACTTTACTGCTGTATAAAACAAGACAAGATAGTCAGTAGTTAAATATTTTTTGCTATCAGACTATTAGTTGCTAACATTTATTTGTTCTCTCTGTTCTCTATATATTATTAGATGCTAAACTTTGTTCATGGGTTATTAGAAGAAAAGTAGTATTACAAGCATATAATCAGCTTTGGTATGGTTAAAATCTGAatgatttatttgatttttatcatGAACTTTCTCATATAACATGCCAGGCTTGTTTCAATCTAgggcattttttttctttgtgctCCCCTCTTTACGGTTGGTTATGAAAGATTGTCTCTGGTTTTTGATTTTTAAATAGTAGTTTTACTCTTAGAACTTTGCTATTTGATTTTCACATGACCATGTCAATGATCCCTAAGAGTTAGATGTGTCACCATATGTGCAGCACTGTGCTTGGGCTAGATACCATGAATACAAAGTGTTCACACTAGAGCAATGAGTCATTGAAGGATTGCATTTTTGTAATGCTTAATAGTACTTCATCAAcagattttttgttttgttttggagaAGTCGTCGGCAGATTTACAATGTCTTTTGTTGTATGGTACCCTGAAGTTTAGTCTACTGTGTTACTACCCTCAGGTGAACTTATATGAATATGAAATTTAAGTAACGTACTATGATTCTATGGTTATTGCTAGGTTTTGTGTATCTCGTTTTTGATAATACCGTAGGATTACATGATGTTAAGATTATAGTTTCAGTCCTCATTTGTGGTTTTTGATCTACAATACGAATATAGTCTGTAGATAATATACACTTTTTTTCTTTGCTCGATAAGATTGCTGTAAATAAAGGGAATGTGTCGACTATAAGCACCCTAAATAGTACAAGCAAAGGCTACCAAAAACAGGGGCTGCTAGAGAGgggaattttttttattcttttcaacGTAGAGTCTACAGTTATATACATACTGATGACTATTGGCTCTTAGGTGTTCATGATTTCACTTTCGCCTTTTCTTTTATGAAATTTTCGATTTCTTTAAATATTCATACCATTTTGGCTCTCAGATGTGTGAGTTGAATGACTATGGCACAGTGTGATCTGCACCTCTTAGCACCGTAGAGCCTCCGGGTTTAGGTGTGAGGTGTGCGACTGCTTCAACTGTTGCTCTAGGAATGGACCATATTTTGTCTTATGGACCACAACTTTTTCTCAACTGTAAGGTTTACTTAGTTGCTAGCTGTGTTGTTGATAAATGTTTCTTTATTGTTTTCAGCAACTGTGAAGAATAACACTGTGAAGCTATCCAAGATCAGTAGATATTATTATAAATTAGCTTTTCTATTCGCTTGACTATATAAAGAGACCAGCAAGTGTTCTTGGTGGTCATGGTTTCCAGATCCTGCGTAAACATTTTGGACTTGGCTTCTGGTGATTTTTTGGATTTTCCTCCGACTCCTAAATCGCTCCCAAGAGTGATGACTGTTCCTGGTGTTATATCCGACTTAGATGGTGGTGAAAGTTACGATGGAGATTCAGATGCTCCTTCAAGTATTTACCGGGAGCGTAAAATTATCGTTGCAAATCTACTACCCCTGCATGCTCAAAGAGATAAAGAGAAAATTGGCGGATGGTCCTTTAGTATGGATGAAGATTCACTTCTCTTGCAAATGAAGGATGGTTTCTCGTCCGAAACTGAGGTTATTTATGTTGGTTGTCTGAAGGTTGATATAGATCCAAGTGAACAAGAAGAAGTTGCTCAGAAACTTCTGGAGGATTTTGGGTGTGTCCCAACATTTCTCCCCCCTGACCTACAGAAAAAATTCTATCATAAATTCTGTAAGCAACAGTTGTGGCCCCTTTTTCATTACATGCTTCCAATTAGTCCCGATCATGGTGAACGCTTTAACAGATCACTGTGGCAGGCTTATGTATCTGCAAATAAAATATTTGCAGATAAAGTCATGGAAGTAATCAATCCGGAGGAGGATTATGTCTGGGTTCATGACTACCACCTAATGATTCTCCCCACCTTCTTAAGAAAGCGCTTCAACAGAGTCAAACTTGGGTTCTTCCTTCACAGCCCGTTCCCCTCATCAGAGATCTACAGGACACTGCCAGTTAGAGATGAAATTCTGAAGTCAATGCTGAATTCGGATCTTATTGGTTTTCATACTTTTGATTATGCTCGACACTTCCTCTCTTGTTGTAGTAGGATGTTGGGCCTTGACTATGAATCTAAGCGGGGACACATTGGTCTCGAATATTTTGGTCGCACGGTATACATAAAAATCCTGCCGGTGGGTGTTCACATGGGTCGGCTTCAATCTGTACTGAATCTCCCTTCTACGCATATGAAAGTTAAAGAGATCCAAGAACAGTTAAAGGGTAAAAAAATTATTGTGGGTGTGGATGACATGGACATATTCAAAGGCATTAGCCTAAAGTTACTTGCTATGGAGCAGCTTTTGCAGCAACACACCGAGTTGCAAGGCCAGTTAGTCTTGGTTCAAATTGTGAAACCAGCTCGAAGCACCGGAAAAGATGTACAAGAAGCAAAACGGGAAACTTACACAACTGCCAAAAGGATCAACGAGACCTATGGTTCACCAGTCTATGACCCTGTCATTTTGATTGATCATCAGATACCCCTTTATGAGACGATTGCTTATTATTGTGTGGCAGAATGCTGCATAGTAAATGCGGTGAGAGATGGGATGAACCTAGTTCCATACAAATATGTTGTCTGCAGGCAAGGGTCCCCTTTGGTGGATGAAGCTACAAATATCAGTTCGCCATCCTGTCGTACAAGCATGCTTGTTGTCTCCGAATTTATAGGTTGCTCACCATCTTTGAGCGGAGCAATTAGGGTTAACCCTTGGGACGTTGATGCCGTAGCTGATGCCTTAAATGTCGCCATTACCATTCCTGATGCTGAGAAGCAATTACGGCATGAGAAGCACTATCGATATGTTAGTACTCATGATGTGGCTTACTGGGCTCGCAGCTTCATGCAGGATTTGGAGAGAGCATGCAAGGATCACTTCAGTAAACGTTGCTGGGGCATCGGTTTTGGTCTGGGATTTAGAGTTGTTTCTCTTTCTCCTAATTTCAGGAAGCTTTCCATTGACCACATTGTATCCATTTACAAGAGAACCAATAGAAGAGCAATATTCCTGGATTACGATGGCACAATTGTACCACAGACTTCTATGAGTAAAACTCCCAGTCCTGAAGTTATCTCTATTTTGAACAACCTTTGTAGAGATCCTAAAAACATTGTTTTCATCGTTAGTGGAAGAGGAAAGGATTCTCTGGGCGAGTGGTTCACTCCATGTGAAAAGTTAGGAGTAGCAGCTGAGCATGGATACTTCATACGGTATGTGTTTGGCTCTTTGTCTCCGTTGATTCTCTTTTCCATTATGATTTAATAGATGTTCACTTTCCTTCTTTTTGCAGGTGGGGTACAAGCTCTGATTGGGAAACCTGTAATTTGGTTGCTGATTTTGATTGGAAAAGAATTGCAGAGCCTGTGATGCAATTATATACAGAGACAACTGATGGGTCCTTTATAGAATTTAAGGAGAGTGCTTTGGTGTGGCACCATCAAGATGCAGACCCTGATTTTGGATCCTGCCAGGCTAAAGAGTTGCTAGACCATCTGGAAAATGTTCTTGCAAATGAGCCAGTGGTTGTTAAAAGGGGACAGCATATTGTTGAAGTTAAACCACAGGTAAGATCCATCTTGTGTCACAATTGTCTTGTTTTTAATTCACTACTATTACATTACTATAATTTATTGAACATGTGGCTTTTTTATTCctatacactttagggtttgctGCTTACTAATTTTTATTAGATGCAGACAAAATTAATGACTGAATTTAAGATTTAGGAATGAACATACGCCTCACCggtgaaaaaaaaaatggatttttgGTTGTATCAACTACAAGTAAGCATATTGTCATGGGAGTTGATATTTTTTAGCTGATCGTCTCACAAATGAGGTTTTGTTGACTTGCAGGGAGTAAGTAAAGGGTTAGTTGCAGATAAACTTATTTCCACCATGGTCAGTAGAGGACAGGCACCGGATTTTGTGCTGTGCATAGGAGATGACAGATCAGATGAAGATATGTTTGAGACAATATCGACCACAGTTATTAACCCTTCACTACCTGCAGTTCCCGAGATATTTGCGTGCACCGTTGGACAAAAACCAAGCAAGGCTAAGTACTACGTAGATGATAccagtgatgttgtgagaatgcTTAAAGGCCTTGCTGCTGCTTCAAATATAAAACCCACTATCCACAGTCCTCCTGTGCGAGTTTCTTTTGAAAGTGCTTATTGAGGTGCGCAAATGTTTCTGTCTCTTTTTGTGAAAGTAGAAAAGGTGTTGTGCAATTCGGACGCAGAAGAGGTTAACAGGTTCCGGCTATCCTCTTTGGTTTCTTTTGTAACTCCGTTTCCTGTTTTTCTGTGATGTGCTAATTTTCAACATAGTGTTAGAAGTTCTATGATTGATTTTCTGTAACATTCATCACAGAAAGTCAGCTGCTTATAGATCTCACGTTCTACAGTTAGGCGTAAATAGTGTTAAGAAAAGTAGCTTGTCATAACAAAACCGGGATGTAATTAAAAAACTTTCCTATGAATGTAAAGAAAAATTTCAAGTTGGTGCTGTTCTTATTTATGCAATTTATGCTCATTGAACTTTATAATATGTTAGACTCGAACCAAGAGAATATCATGAACTGGTAATTTGTAAAACTATTAGGAGATGTCAGCCTATAGTACAAACTTTGTCAGTCCTAAGATAGTTGTGATATTCTGATGAAGGCCGAGCTTGGTAATGCTGCTCTGCTACCCTTTGTCTGATGACTCTGAACAGGCAAAAAAGGTTGACCCTGGAATTCCGTAGGAGGGTAGCAGAGTTAAAATCCTGAATGGAGGAAAGCATAGTGATGAAATATCCATGACTTGCGTATAGTTCTAAGATCATCTTTTCCAGCGTATTTGGTTTGGCTACAAATTGGGGTATGAAGGTATAGTTTTAAGATCATGTTTTTCAGCGTATTTGGTTTGGCAACAAAATGGGTATGAAGAAGCTGATCGGTGAGCTAGTGAAAAGGTTAAGTGAAAGTTTTGAGAGAGAGAATGAAGAGTTTGAATAGCTATAATTTTTTAGTTCCGGTCAAATGCTACAATTAATATAAACATTCCGACTTGTTCATTGTAGTATTGTCGAATGGCATCACATGAACATCCAACTCCTTATTGGGTTACCATACATTTTAATATATGGATCTATATGCCTAAACATTCATTCAATATTCTCCAGGTATTACCGCTTGCAGTTCGGACCTGCAGACTATCCACATTTTGTTTCTGCATCTTAATTGTCACACGAGCTACTTCATGCAAAAATGTTCCTTAGCAGCAGAATCAAACCCGAAGCAATAAATTAGATTATTATAACCCAGTCATTCATGTCAGTGGTTGATTCACTTCATTGTGTTATTCCCGGTGCCAACATTTAAAATTTCGATCAACACAGATGGTACCTGAGTCATATCAAACCAATCTCCGGGGCCTTGTCACACACGAACCCGAAGCTAACAATTAAATTATTATAACCGAACCATTCATGTCATTGGTTAGTATAGTGTTGACTGTGTTATTCCTGGTGTCAGCATCTGAATTTTCGAGCAACACAGATGGTACCTGAGTGACTGAGTCATATCGAACTAATCTCCGGGATCTTGAAAATTTACTCCAACAAATAATCAGCTGTCACTGATATTAACTCATACTAATTGTTTTCCTGTTCGTCTTGTTTGCCGTAACACTGGAACTTCGATGTCTTGGCTGtaaaaagagcacaaatattCTCCGAGTGGGTAAGGCAGTAATTCCACGAaataaagatttttcttaattggtattCGCTTttaatataattatttttttgaaaattaccATATGAGTAAATATTTCTTAAGAAGGTTAAAGTCAAAACTCGTTAAGATCATTCTTGATATGGTAATTTGTTAGCATATAGTAGGATATTATCTGTATGTACACTAAGAAACAAGCCATTTTGTTACCCTACTGGCACTTTGTTTCCTTTTGAGAACATCATTCATCCCTTAATTGCATGCATGATATTTATGAGTTAATCAATGATTTCTAATCTATATAAGTAGATCTCTGTTCTTCGTTTCTACTCATCCCACGGCAAGAGGTCTTCTTACTGCTGAACCCTTAAATTTTATTAGTAGTGCTTAGATTTATCAATGGTTTGCAGTAAGCATTTGATATGGCTTCTCATAGCCATCACTTGGTTTTCTTCCAAACTGTCCGAAGGTCGTGAATACCCATGGACTAAAGCTCATGCCACTTTTTATGGTGACAGTTCGGGCAGTGAAACTAGGCGTAAGTTGTTAGAATGTTTTTTATTGTCGTGATCAAAATCTATATATATATCCAAAATTTTCATTGTGTGTATATCAACCAAATTATGATCACCAATTGCAGAGGGAGCTTGTGGATACGGCAATCTATTCCAACAAGGATACGGCCTAGAGACAGCAGCGTTAAGCACTGCACTCTTCAATGGCGGTTTAACATGTGGTGCATGCTTCGAAATCAAATGCTACAATAGTACACAATGGTGTTTGAAAGGCAGTGTTCGTGTAACCGCAACAAACTTCTGTCCTCCGAATTACAGCTTACCAAGTGATAACGGTGGTTGGTGCAACCCTCCTAGGAAACATTTTGATCTATCTTTACCAATGTTTCTTAAAATCGCCCAATATAGGGCTGGAATCGTACCAGTACTGTTCCGAAGGATACCCTGTCTTAAACAAGGCGGTATTAAATTTGAGATCAAGGGAAATCCATATTGGATGCTTGTGTTAGTTTACAATGTTGGCGGCACCGGTAATGTTGTAGACGTGAAAGTTAAAGGGTCAAAAACGAATGAATGGGTTCAAATGTCGCGCAATTGGGGTCAGAATTGGCAAACATCAGAGCAATTGCTTGGACAGAGCTTGTCATTCCGAGTTACCACTCAAGGACGCAGGACGGTTCAATCTGATAATGTTGCTCCAGCTAATTGGGAATTTGGGAAGACATACGAAGGAAGAAACAACATTGAATCGGTTTAGatacttctgtttttttttttgttctattgAGACCGAACCGCTTGTTCggctttttgtttttttcaattttttttttgaggttaGCTGACTTTCAGTCAGGGCCAGTTGATCGCATGTCTGAATGCGccaagagcatccacagtgggcgagtataaccaaaaatttgggatgagatcgtaacgcagtgggacggagtaaagatcaaatcccagccaaagatcaaattccagaccatatttggtcgcgaccaaataccaaatcctaatatagtcgggcgtaaatttaaagtacgcttgttgctgggcgtaaatttaaagtacgcttgttaacgggcggagatttaaattacgcccgatgaaaattcaaattaaaaaaataaaataaaaaacgaggcgtaaacttaaaatacgcctgttgacaggcgtaaacttaaagtgtgcctggtgattgattgggcggacatttgagatacgcccgatgaaatttttttggggcggagatttaaattacgcgcgATCAAATTTTAATCGGGACGGTTAcgtgacaacacggactaaacccaaaatttgatcttttttttgatctttgatctttggttttgatcgcaccactgcagttgctctaaggaaATCATTGATGTGGGCTATTTCATCTGGAAATTCTTATAGTTTTTATACttttttgtttatttaaattAATTTTAAAAACACAATATAGAGGATTTCACCAGTTAGTTAATTTCAAAACCtctttatttaaaaatattttcataaCGGTTAAACAACCTTCATttgattagtgttaataatctatCATTCTTCCCTCCAAGTCAAAACTGATTCTTCTCCCTCATTTTTCCATCAAagttcatcgtcttcgattaggACCAAACccatctcttttttttccttttttttttatgtgtttgAAATTGTTAGAAACCAATGAAAAAATTGGGTTAGCAAAATCCAGTTACGGTTAGGTTATTAATGTTACGAAACTAAAAACTCATAGccgtaaataataaataaaataaaataaaaaataaaaaagttattGTTACAGTTAGGTTTGTAACCGTAAACAGATTTACAATATGATTCAACTCTTGTACGACTAACCGTAAAATTTTCATGAATTACAACAATTTTTTTAAATGAATTTACGGGTGGGATTAACTAAGACTAAACCTAACCGTAAATTATCCTGTCattttaaaagttttttttttatggtttggtCAAAGGATAACTTACAGTAATCTAAAAGGATTTATTCAAATCTATGAAGCAtggattttaggttttttttttttttaaatgttgtAATCTAGTAATTAGTTAGGTTTTCTCTCTTTATTTTCATAAGCTTTATCTTTATGGTGGGTTTGGCTGCGGAATTCTCAATTTTCATGAATTTGTAATCCcacgggattacaaattctgggattcatgtaaatcccTCGTATGTTTGGTAACTCAGTTGAGATTCCtaggattcataaaattttcttgtGTTAAAGTCCATGTATTGTTTGGCATTGACCTAAAaatcttaaaattgtatatatatggaatttggagtaaaaaaAAGTGGTCCATAAATCCCCTcataagtttcccagcaaatcttagggggaggggtcggactccatatggaggatttgctggaaaagtgAATCCCGTCAGAAACATAATTCCAGGGATTTGGGCAACCAAATGTAACGAGGGaaacgtaattccaccaaatcccctggacccataaatctcatctttaaaattctacatccaagcCCACCATTAGTTTATCTAAGTTTAGGATTGAGTCAAATCCGTTATACACGTATTTGTAATCTTTACTATTGGTTTATATCTACGGCTAGGAACTTGGTTTTCATCCTCGCCgtaattcagaagaaaaaaaagggtcGGATGAATCAAGAAGAAAAGGAGCAGATTTTTgaattaaaattaggttttgattttaggttttaggtCTTTATTTTAGATGGAGGGTAACTTAGACATTTGCTATTACATCAAGTACCCCATAACCAACTCTTTAGTCACTAGAAATCCATATAAAGTGcctctattggaatgtgaagCCCCTatattaggtttttaattttaaatggtttcatttttcatttatttttattatttagaaCTTCCCAACTCATATGATCAAAAACTTTTGACCGTACTATGAAAAAATGAGCAACCTTAACAGACGATCAAGTCTAATGGTCGTGCAAAGACCCACCTATAAAATCAAACTTACAAGAACTATTCTCTTCAATCGGTCGTGTTATAACATtcctcagttgaacccaccaagcgttggtatgtcaagtttgaatgtcatattttagtatcaaaactcaactagagtcgcttgattaagattactatagacaacttcgtttaggttaaactagaaagtttaggaatgttgagacatacaagtattactttgaagacccgaagaatgtgaataagtaacgactacaacgaagacatcataattccacttgaggttagtaatactgacttgacttgtttccatttctattgtgcctttcaagtcgtttaagattgaaaacataacatgggaGGTAATATATATGATGCTCTAGTATTCGACTTGGTCatattagtatgatcaaagtgttaaggaagtatattgaattatgaagtataacgtttatcttttgaacttcgtaaat comes from Papaver somniferum cultivar HN1 chromosome 7, ASM357369v1, whole genome shotgun sequence and encodes:
- the LOC113297923 gene encoding probable alpha,alpha-trehalose-phosphate synthase [UDP-forming] 9; this encodes MVSRSCVNILDLASGDFLDFPPTPKSLPRVMTVPGVISDLDGGESYDGDSDAPSSIYRERKIIVANLLPLHAQRDKEKIGGWSFSMDEDSLLLQMKDGFSSETEVIYVGCLKVDIDPSEQEEVAQKLLEDFGCVPTFLPPDLQKKFYHKFCKQQLWPLFHYMLPISPDHGERFNRSLWQAYVSANKIFADKVMEVINPEEDYVWVHDYHLMILPTFLRKRFNRVKLGFFLHSPFPSSEIYRTLPVRDEILKSMLNSDLIGFHTFDYARHFLSCCSRMLGLDYESKRGHIGLEYFGRTVYIKILPVGVHMGRLQSVLNLPSTHMKVKEIQEQLKGKKIIVGVDDMDIFKGISLKLLAMEQLLQQHTELQGQLVLVQIVKPARSTGKDVQEAKRETYTTAKRINETYGSPVYDPVILIDHQIPLYETIAYYCVAECCIVNAVRDGMNLVPYKYVVCRQGSPLVDEATNISSPSCRTSMLVVSEFIGCSPSLSGAIRVNPWDVDAVADALNVAITIPDAEKQLRHEKHYRYVSTHDVAYWARSFMQDLERACKDHFSKRCWGIGFGLGFRVVSLSPNFRKLSIDHIVSIYKRTNRRAIFLDYDGTIVPQTSMSKTPSPEVISILNNLCRDPKNIVFIVSGRGKDSLGEWFTPCEKLGVAAEHGYFIRWGTSSDWETCNLVADFDWKRIAEPVMQLYTETTDGSFIEFKESALVWHHQDADPDFGSCQAKELLDHLENVLANEPVVVKRGQHIVEVKPQGVSKGLVADKLISTMVSRGQAPDFVLCIGDDRSDEDMFETISTTVINPSLPAVPEIFACTVGQKPSKAKYYVDDTSDVVRMLKGLAAASNIKPTIHSPPVRVSFESAY
- the LOC113294965 gene encoding expansin-A9-like, which gives rise to MVCSKHLIWLLIAITWFSSKLSEGREYPWTKAHATFYGDSSGSETRQGACGYGNLFQQGYGLETAALSTALFNGGLTCGACFEIKCYNSTQWCLKGSVRVTATNFCPPNYSLPSDNGGWCNPPRKHFDLSLPMFLKIAQYRAGIVPVLFRRIPCLKQGGIKFEIKGNPYWMLVLVYNVGGTGNVVDVKVKGSKTNEWVQMSRNWGQNWQTSEQLLGQSLSFRVTTQGRRTVQSDNVAPANWEFGKTYEGRNNIESV